A stretch of the Arachis stenosperma cultivar V10309 chromosome 6, arast.V10309.gnm1.PFL2, whole genome shotgun sequence genome encodes the following:
- the LOC130934869 gene encoding uncharacterized protein LOC130934869 translates to MDFVGKFYLGDVEFMLKHELITPYRSVRYHLKEYVRRGPENEKKLFNLRHASLRNVIERPFGVLKKRFAIITSGTEPHYDFETMTEIVLACCILYNFLMGVDPDPHLIAQVDRELQENNPEEDEVVRHEQDEDYRRGAILRDKIAAQMWADCQLGL, encoded by the coding sequence ATGGATTTTGTAGGAAAATTTTATCTTGGGGATGTTGAATTTATGCTTAAGCATGAATTAATTACCCCATATCGAAGTGTAAGGTATCACTTAAAAGAGTACGTAAGACGTGGCccagaaaatgaaaagaaattatttaATCTTCGTCATGCTTCATTGAGAAATGTTATCGAAAGGCCATTTGGAGTTTTAAAGAAAAGATTTGCAATAATCACAAGTGGCACTGAACCACATTATGACTTTGAAACTATGACTGAAATTGTGCTAGCTTGTTGCATattatataactttttaatgggTGTAGATCCTGATCCACATCTCATAGCTCAAGTTGACCGAGAACTACAAGAAAATAATCCAGAAGAGGATGAAGTAGTTCGACATGAACAAGATGAAGACTATAGGCGAGGTGCCATATTAAGGGATAAAATAGCTGCTCAAATGTGGGCTGACTGTCAACTAGGGCTCTGA
- the LOC130934870 gene encoding uncharacterized protein LOC130934870 gives MAKRASCQGEATSRNTLRWTDEMDTTFIDALIEECHKGNRVDGTFTTMAYDNILSHLRSIYGNHIHKENLKNRLKTLNDHFGVCYDNFHGLSGFSWNSITKMFEAEAEVWKELIKKWMRTPIKHYDKLFEIYGTDRATGKHAESAKEKVKRWEKHKEIINLNDDDSFLNMEEEWNEYPITPYATSFTMGHSPEIGLSNQSTGSQGTSSRAEEQVQVAKEQVQIAKQQVRMAERDLVILEQSKPRIYSENDVWNELENLGVMPELRMRCYHFLCREDRAKRDFFGVPADVRLATLYELMREAGAL, from the exons ATGGCAAAGAGAGCATCATGCCAAGGTGAGGCCACTAGTCGGAATACCCTAAGATGGACTGACGAAATGGATACAACCTTCATTGATGCTTTGATTGAAGAATGTCATAAAGGTAATAGAGTGGATGGCACATTTACTACAATGGCATATGACAACATACTTTCACATTTGAGATCTATCTATGGTAACCACATCCACAAAGAGAATCTTAAGAATAGACTCAAGACTTTAAATGATCATTTTGGAGTTTGTTATGATAATTTTCATGGGCTTAGTGGATTTTCCTGgaattcaattacaaagatGTTTGAGGCTGAAGCTGAAGTTTGGAAAGAATTGATTAAG AAGTGGATGCGTACTCCAATCAAACACTATGATAAACTATTTGAGATATATGGTACAGACAGGGCAACAGGAAAACATGCTGAAAGTGctaaagaaaaagtgaaaaggTGGGAGAAGCATAAAGAAATAATTAACTTGAATGATGATGATAGTTTTTTAAATATGGAAGAGGAGTGGAATGAGTATCCAATTACTCCATATGCTACTAGTTTTACCATGGGTCATAGTCCTGAAATTGGTTTATCTAACCAATCAACTGGCTCTCAAGGAACATCATCAAGAG CTGAAGAACAAGTGCAGGTAGCTAAGGAGCAAGTTCAAATTGCTAAACAACAAGTGCGAATGGCTGAAAGGGATCTTGTGATTCTTGAGCAAAGTAAGCCTCGCATTTACTCTGAAAATGACGTGTGGAATGAGTTAGAGAATTTAGGTGTGATGCCAGAATTGCGCATGAGGTGTTACCACTTTTTATGCAGAGAAGATAGAGCTAAGAGGGATTTTTTTGGTGTTCCGGCTGACGTACGTCTTGCCACATTATATGAATTGATGAGAGAAGCAGGTGCACTCTAG